The proteins below come from a single Aptenodytes patagonicus chromosome 2, bAptPat1.pri.cur, whole genome shotgun sequence genomic window:
- the GDF6 gene encoding growth/differentiation factor 6, with translation MNARRALLSAALLASLLWDLPCCLPASLPAASELAASSKGGRGRRVPRSPRENRPRQGGHAVGRALPRAEPHEYMLSLFRTYSIAEKLGINASFFQSSKSANTITSFVDRGRDDLSPAPLRRQQYVFDVSTLSETEELVGAELRLFRRPPRGRPPPAAPLHMQLFPCLSPRPLDSRALDLRAAPAAGWEVFDVRQGLREQRPWKRLCLELRASAGRGPPRWLDLRGLGFGRRTRPPQERALLVVFTRARRRSLLGELRAELGAPPPPGAARRPPPRRQRRTAFASRHGKRHGKKSRLRCSKKPLHVNFKELGWDDWIIAPLEYEAHHCEGVCDFPLRSHLEPTNHAIIQTLMNSMDPGSTPPSCCVPTKLTPISILYIDAGNNVVYKQYEDMVVESCGCR, from the exons ATGAATGCGCGCCGGGCCCTGCTCTCCGCCGCCTTGCTCGCCAGCCTCCTCTGGGATTTACCTTGCTGCCTCCCGgcttccctccccgccgcctcgGAGCTCGCCGCCTCCTCCAAGGGCGGACGGGGCCGCAGGGTGCCGCGGTCCCCACGGGAGAACCGCCCGCGGCAAGGGGGACACGCCGTGGGCCGGGCGCTCCCGCGGGCGGAACCCCACGAGTACATGCTGTCTCTGTTCAGGACTTACTCCATCGCGGAGAAACTGGGCATCAACGCCAGCTTTTTTCAGTCGTCCAAATCCGCCAACACCATCACTAGTTTTGTAGACAGGGGACGAG ACGATCTCTCGCCCGCTCCCTTGAGGCGGCAGCAGTATGTGTTTGATGTATCGACCCTCTCGGAGACGGAGGAGCTGGTGGGGGCCGAGCTGCGGCTCTTCCGCCggcccccccgcggccgcccgccgcccgccgccccgctgcaCATgcagctcttcccctgcctctcgCCGCGGCCGCTGGACTCCCGCGCCCTGGACCtgcgggcggccccggccgccggcTGGGAGGTCTTCGACGTGCGGCAGGGCCTGCGGGAGCAGCGGCCCTGGAAgcggctgtgcctggagctgcGGGCCTCGGCGGGCCGCGGGCCGCCGCGCTGGCTGGACCTGCGGGGCCTGGGCTTCGGGCGCCGGACGCGGCCGCCGCAGGAGCGGGCGCTGCTGGTGGTCTTCACCCGCGCCCGGCGGCGGAGCCTCCTCGGGGAGCTGCGCGCCGAGctgggcgcgccgccgccgccgggcgccgcccgccgcccgccgccccggcgccAGCGGCGCACCGCCTTCGCCAGCCGGCACGGCAAGCGGCACGGCAAGAAGTCCCGCCTGCGCTGCAGCAAGAAGCCGCTGCACGTCAACTtcaaggagctgggctgggacgACTGGATTATCGCCCCGCTGGAGTACGAGGCCCACCACTGCGAGGGGGTCTGCGACTTCCCGCTGCGCTCCCACCTGGAGCCCACGAACCACGCCATCATCCAGACCCTCATGAACTCCATGGACCCCGGCTCCACGCCGCCCAGCTGCTGCGTCCCCACCAAATTGACTCCCATCAGCATCCTCTACATCGACGCGGGCAACAACGTGGTGTACAAGCAGTACGAGGACATGGTGGTGGAGTCCTGCGGCTGCAGGTAG